A single region of the Enterobacteriaceae endosymbiont of Donacia cinerea genome encodes:
- the mutM gene encoding bifunctional DNA-formamidopyrimidine glycosylase/DNA-(apurinic or apyrimidinic site) lyase, with the protein MPELPEVEVIKNIIKPSLKGKIINYSIIRTKKLKYIISDNIIKINNQKILDVKRRGRYIIIILLKNTIIIHLGMTGILSILSHKNMYLYTKHDHIDLIIDNHLILRYTDIRKFGFWLWEIKNYKKNIFLKKLGPEPLNNNFNSLYLYKYTQKKNIAIKILLMDNKVVTGIGNIYANESLFLSKILPIRISSTLNLQEIQTLVKNIKYILYKSIKYGGSTINNYRLPNNNIGNFSKYFLVYAKKNQLCQICKEKIIRIFQRNRSTFFCSKCQK; encoded by the coding sequence ATGCCTGAATTACCTGAAGTAGAAGTAATTAAAAATATAATAAAACCGTCATTAAAAGGAAAAATAATTAATTATTCTATAATTAGAACTAAAAAACTAAAATATATTATTTCTGATAATATTATTAAGATTAATAATCAAAAAATTCTAGATGTTAAAAGAAGAGGTAGATACATTATAATAATTTTATTAAAAAATACAATTATTATACATTTAGGTATGACAGGGATATTATCTATTCTTAGTCATAAAAATATGTATTTATATACTAAACACGATCATATCGATCTGATTATAGATAATCATTTAATTTTAAGATATACAGATATTAGAAAATTTGGATTTTGGTTATGGGAAATAAAAAATTATAAAAAAAATATATTTTTGAAAAAATTAGGTCCTGAACCATTAAACAATAATTTTAACAGTTTATATTTATATAAATACACTCAAAAAAAAAATATTGCTATTAAAATATTATTAATGGATAATAAAGTTGTAACTGGAATAGGTAATATATATGCTAATGAATCTTTATTTTTATCAAAAATATTACCTATTCGAATATCCAGTACTTTAAATTTACAAGAAATTCAAACATTAGTTAAAAATATTAAATATATTTTATATAAATCTATAAAATATGGAGGTTCTACTATAAATAATTATAGATTACCTAATAATAATATTGGAAATTTTTCTAAATATTTTCTAGTATATGCTAAAAAAAATCAATTATGTCAAATATGTAAAGAAAAAATCATTAGAATATTTCAAAGAAATAGAAGTACATTTTTCTGTTCTAAATGTCAAAAATAA
- the mnmE gene encoding tRNA uridine-5-carboxymethylaminomethyl(34) synthesis GTPase MnmE, whose protein sequence is MEIKKHTIIARATPLGQGSIGVIRISGNKVINVIKYTLKLNYLKPRYAHYLPFFYKNKIIDKGIVILFPEPNSFTGEDILEIQCHGNTLLLDLLINDILNISGIRIADPGEFSKRAFLNKKFDLTQAEAISDIISANSKAAVFSAMNLMNGKFSLLLKKLKKIIINLRTKIESFLEFNYEINFSIFCKKILIEIEKLLKILKNIIKYVKNGIRIKEGIKIILIGPPNSGKSSLMNLITEKNVSIVTNIPGTTRDILHENIYINSVPIEIIDTAGIRDTDNQIEILGIKKTFKEIKNSNYLFLVIEDNISKKNLSHIMKKYLEKFIKKIPIIIIRNKIDITNNIPEIIYNNNYTIVKISTKTKKGISILMNFIKEKIIFTNINEDQFTAKERHLNSLNNIYKYLIKGKDNFLNTNSIELLSEDFRLIQKELDFITGKFYSKDLLNNIFSQFCVGK, encoded by the coding sequence ATGGAAATAAAAAAACATACAATAATTGCAAGGGCAACTCCTTTAGGTCAAGGAAGTATAGGAGTTATAAGAATATCTGGTAATAAAGTAATAAATGTAATTAAATATACATTAAAGTTAAATTATCTTAAACCAAGATATGCACATTACTTACCTTTTTTTTATAAAAATAAAATTATAGATAAAGGTATTGTAATTTTGTTTCCAGAACCTAATTCTTTTACTGGTGAAGATATTTTAGAAATCCAATGTCATGGAAATACTTTATTATTAGATTTATTAATAAATGATATATTAAATATTTCTGGAATTAGAATTGCAGATCCAGGAGAATTTTCTAAAAGAGCTTTTTTAAATAAAAAATTTGATCTAACTCAAGCAGAAGCAATTTCCGATATTATTTCTGCTAATTCAAAAGCAGCTGTATTTTCAGCAATGAATCTTATGAATGGTAAATTTTCTTTATTGTTAAAAAAACTTAAAAAAATAATTATTAACCTAAGAACTAAAATAGAATCTTTTCTTGAATTTAATTATGAAATTAATTTTTCTATTTTTTGTAAAAAAATCTTAATAGAAATAGAAAAATTATTAAAAATTTTAAAAAATATTATAAAATATGTAAAAAATGGTATCAGAATTAAAGAAGGAATTAAAATAATATTAATTGGGCCACCTAATTCTGGTAAATCAAGTTTAATGAATTTAATTACTGAAAAAAATGTTTCTATAGTAACTAATATTCCCGGAACAACTAGAGATATTTTACATGAAAATATTTATATAAATTCAGTTCCTATAGAAATTATAGATACTGCAGGTATTAGAGATACTGATAATCAAATTGAAATATTAGGTATTAAAAAAACTTTTAAAGAAATTAAAAATTCTAATTATTTATTTTTAGTAATAGAAGATAACATATCAAAAAAAAATTTATCTCATATTATGAAAAAGTATTTAGAAAAATTTATTAAAAAAATTCCTATTATTATAATACGTAATAAAATAGATATAACAAATAATATTCCTGAAATAATATATAATAATAATTATACAATCGTAAAAATATCTACTAAAACAAAAAAAGGAATATCAATTTTAATGAATTTTATAAAAGAAAAAATTATATTTACTAATATAAATGAAGATCAATTTACAGCAAAAGAAAGACATTTAAATTCTTTAAATAATATTTATAAATATCTTATAAAAGGAAAAGATAATTTTTTAAACACAAATTCTATAGAATTATTATCTGAAGATTTCAGATTAATACAAAAAGAATTAGATTTTATTACTGGAAAATTTTATTCTAAAGATTTATTAAATAATATTTTTTCTCAATTTTGTGTTGGTAAATAA
- the yidC gene encoding membrane protein insertase YidC, with product MNSKNNIIVIIFCLCSFIILGNWQKIYNYIQNNRKIVINKNLINIDNKYKKTSNINNNNNILVKTNKFFLYINPYGGTIEKVQLLDYLDKLNSKKFFTLLRKNSDFIYQIKSGIIQKNNFEKNRFFNKNSKFFSKSYNFNFKKNTNILKIPLFFIKKNILYIKTFSFTKENYLININHQIFNKSKKPICLGIFGQIDKSSYTPEKYLDKKKNNISAKIFNNVAISTENFKFKKYKFSHILKNKEINIPVNYGWVAMLQQYFTSAWIIPKLHKKNNIYIKKLFNNIISIGFKSANYLILPGEKYNFVSKLWIGPKIQEKMSKVAPFLDLTIDYGFWGFLSRPLFKLLNLLFNLIGNWGFAIIMITLIIRILTYPLSKEQYIAIAKMNFLQPKIKKIKEIFSNDKEKYTKEIISLYKKENLNPLSGFIPFIIQMPIFLALYYTLTNSIELRHASFIFWIKDLSSQDPYYILPIIMSITMLLIQKISQNNFDKDDIQAKFTYIIPIIFSLFFLWLPSGLVLYYIINNLITILQQKWVFYKIKNKYYKKI from the coding sequence ATGAATTCAAAAAATAATATTATTGTAATTATTTTTTGTTTATGTAGTTTTATTATTTTAGGTAATTGGCAAAAAATATATAATTATATTCAAAATAATAGAAAAATAGTTATTAATAAAAATTTAATAAATATAGATAATAAATATAAAAAAACTTCTAATATTAATAATAATAATAATATTTTAGTCAAAACTAATAAATTTTTTTTATATATTAATCCTTATGGAGGTACTATTGAAAAAGTACAATTATTAGATTATTTAGATAAATTAAATTCTAAAAAATTTTTTACTCTATTAAGAAAAAATTCTGATTTTATTTATCAAATAAAAAGTGGTATAATTCAAAAAAATAATTTTGAAAAAAATAGATTTTTTAATAAAAATTCTAAATTTTTTTCAAAATCATATAATTTTAATTTTAAAAAAAATACAAATATATTAAAAATACCTTTATTTTTTATAAAAAAAAATATTTTATACATAAAAACATTTTCTTTTACAAAAGAAAATTATTTAATAAATATTAATCATCAAATTTTTAATAAAAGTAAAAAACCTATTTGTTTAGGTATATTTGGACAAATAGATAAATCTAGTTATACTCCTGAAAAATATTTAGATAAAAAAAAAAATAATATTTCTGCTAAAATATTTAATAATGTAGCTATTTCTACAGAAAATTTTAAATTTAAAAAATACAAATTTTCTCATATTTTAAAAAATAAAGAAATAAATATACCTGTTAATTATGGATGGGTAGCTATGTTACAACAATATTTTACTTCAGCTTGGATTATTCCTAAACTTCATAAAAAAAATAATATATATATAAAAAAATTATTTAATAATATTATTAGTATTGGTTTTAAATCTGCTAATTACTTAATTTTACCTGGAGAAAAATATAATTTTGTATCAAAATTATGGATAGGTCCTAAAATTCAAGAAAAAATGTCTAAAGTTGCACCTTTTTTAGATCTAACTATAGATTATGGTTTTTGGGGATTCTTGTCTAGACCATTATTTAAACTATTGAATTTATTATTTAATCTAATAGGAAATTGGGGTTTTGCAATAATTATGATTACTCTGATAATCAGAATATTAACATATCCTTTATCAAAAGAACAGTATATAGCTATAGCTAAAATGAATTTTTTACAACCAAAAATAAAAAAAATCAAAGAAATTTTTAGCAATGATAAAGAAAAATATACTAAAGAAATAATTTCATTGTATAAAAAAGAAAATTTAAATCCATTATCTGGATTCATACCTTTTATTATACAAATGCCGATTTTTTTAGCTTTATATTATACATTAACTAATTCTATAGAATTAAGACATGCTTCATTTATTTTTTGGATAAAGGATTTATCATCACAAGATCCATATTATATTTTACCGATAATAATGAGTATTACAATGTTATTAATTCAAAAAATTTCTCAAAATAATTTTGATAAAGATGATATACAAGCAAAATTTACATATATAATACCTATTATATTTAGTTTATTTTTTTTATGGCTTCCTTCAGGATTAGTTTTATATTATATAATTAATAATTTAATAACTATTTTACAACAAAAATGGGTTTTTTATAAAATAAAAAATAAATATTATAAAAAAATATAA
- the rnpA gene encoding ribonuclease P protein component produces MNNLNFSKKKRLTSFNFNIVFNDPIKSNNKYYTILSKINRRKYSRIGIIIPKKIIHKTNLRNKFKRIIREYFRLNQYSFIIMDYIIIINNRNILKINDFFSKKYLENIWSFFKIK; encoded by the coding sequence ATGAATAATTTAAATTTTTCTAAAAAAAAACGTTTAACTTCATTTAATTTTAATATCGTATTTAATGATCCTATAAAATCAAATAATAAATATTATACAATTCTAAGTAAGATAAATAGAAGAAAATATTCCCGTATAGGTATTATTATACCTAAAAAAATAATTCATAAAACAAATCTTAGAAATAAATTTAAAAGAATTATTCGTGAATACTTTCGTTTAAATCAATATTCATTTATAATTATGGATTATATTATAATTATAAATAATAGAAATATTTTAAAAATAAACGATTTTTTTTCAAAAAAATATTTAGAAAATATATGGAGTTTTTTTAAAATAAAATAA
- the rpmH gene encoding 50S ribosomal protein L34, producing the protein MKRTFQPSILKKKRSHGFRNRMKTKNGRKIINRRRTKNRIYLSISDKKLK; encoded by the coding sequence ATGAAACGTACTTTTCAACCATCTATATTAAAGAAAAAAAGATCTCACGGATTTAGAAATAGAATGAAAACAAAAAATGGTAGAAAAATAATAAATCGTCGTCGTACTAAAAATCGTATATATTTGAGTATTTCAGATAAAAAATTAAAATAA
- the dnaN gene encoding DNA polymerase III subunit beta: MENNITITINRELLIKPLKYVTNIINNKSIHPIINNILVEIMDNGIIFFKSTNLEIEITSFIKNINNKKKYSVILQGKKFFNICRSLPKKNDIKLLFSDNKVIISSKNCFFKISTLPIDNFPTIDFIKYDIEFYLKNKVIKKFIYATYFSIADNDVRKYLNGLLLQIKNNILYIVSTDGHRLSIYNSIIHTKIIDYYVIIPKKSIFELFKLLNNTDELINIKINCNNICFIFNNLKFISKLIESNFPNYKKIIPKFFYKTIKINRIELKNSLNRISILVNERTKGVTLLFNNNYLKIFSNNINNEKVEEILEIEKNNDGKEFNINISLNINYLINVINVLESSIIKISFTNNISSIKIEDNYEKNRIYLIMPMKI; encoded by the coding sequence ATGGAAAATAATATTACTATTACTATTAATCGTGAATTATTAATTAAACCATTAAAATATGTAACAAATATTATTAATAATAAATCTATACATCCTATTATAAATAATATTTTAGTGGAAATTATGGATAATGGAATAATTTTTTTTAAAAGTACTAATTTAGAAATTGAAATTACATCATTTATTAAAAATATAAATAATAAAAAAAAATATTCAGTTATACTCCAAGGAAAAAAATTTTTTAATATATGTCGTAGTTTACCTAAAAAGAATGATATAAAATTATTATTTAGTGATAATAAAGTTATTATATCATCTAAAAATTGTTTTTTTAAAATATCTACTTTACCAATAGATAATTTTCCTACTATAGATTTTATAAAATATGATATAGAATTTTATCTTAAAAATAAGGTAATAAAAAAATTTATATATGCTACTTATTTTTCTATAGCAGATAATGATGTAAGAAAATATTTAAATGGATTATTATTACAAATTAAAAATAATATTTTATATATTGTATCTACTGATGGTCATAGATTATCTATTTATAATTCTATTATACATACAAAAATAATTGATTATTATGTTATAATTCCTAAAAAAAGTATTTTTGAATTATTTAAATTACTTAATAATACTGATGAATTAATTAATATTAAAATTAATTGTAATAATATTTGTTTCATTTTTAATAATTTAAAATTTATATCTAAATTAATTGAAAGTAATTTTCCTAATTATAAAAAAATTATACCTAAATTTTTTTACAAAACTATAAAAATTAATCGTATAGAATTAAAAAATTCTTTAAATAGAATATCTATTCTAGTTAATGAAAGAACTAAAGGAGTAACATTATTATTTAATAATAATTATTTAAAAATATTTAGTAATAATATTAATAATGAAAAAGTTGAAGAAATATTAGAAATAGAAAAAAATAATGATGGTAAAGAATTTAATATAAATATATCTTTAAATATTAATTATTTAATAAATGTTATTAATGTATTAGAAAGTAGTATTATTAAAATTTCTTTTACTAATAATATTTCTAGTATTAAAATCGAAGATAATTATGAAAAAAATAGAATTTATTTAATTATGCCAATGAAAATTTAA
- the gyrB gene encoding DNA topoisomerase (ATP-hydrolyzing) subunit B, protein MKNKYYDSSSIQILKGLDAVKKRPGMYIGNTDDGTGLHHMVFEVIDNAIDESLSGYCKNIHVVIYNDNSISISDDGRGIPTDIHKEAKISAAEVIMTILHSGGKFDNKSYKLSGGLHGVGISVVNALSKKLELVIKRNGKLYKQLYYYGIPQNKLQIIGISKNTGTNIRFWPNYNIFTNIQTFNYKILSKRLRELSFLNSGLFISITDIKNNKYDSFQYYGGIKEFIKYLNKNNNLIHKNIFYCHNKNDKTNIEIIMQWNNSFKEKVYCFTNNIPQENGGTHLSGLKSAITRTINLYIDKEGYNKKKNINITGEDTREGLIAIISIKTLNPKFSSQTKEKLISSEIKSLVECYVNQQLMFFLLENPSDAKKIIEKIIRAAKIRDLARKTKDIIKNQNILSISRLPGKLSDCQENNPKLSEIYLVEGDSAGGSAKQGRNRKNQAILPLKGKILNVEKAGFNKIISSQEIITLITALGCNIHSGKYNLDKLRYHNIIIMTDADVDGAHIRTLLLTFFYRQMPKIIEKGYIYIAQPPLYRIKQGKKKLYIKNNAEMEIFTLNIALNNAIFFFKNSKKNLSDQKLLNLVNEYNIIKKNMKSLKYIFSNKILNALLYNLKLEKLNNYDNVNLWINNLLLFLNKKYSNINFSGNIHNNIQKNIFEPIIYEDKYGNISKYLLDYNFFISNEYNKICLLGNKLISLKEKKIFRVEKGKKYQYINSFEEGLEWLLKESKKSFTVQRYKGLGEMNPNQLWETTMNPLTRNMLKVTIKDAIKADKLFSTLMGDEVEPRRLFIKKNALKVTNIDI, encoded by the coding sequence TTGAAAAATAAATATTATGATTCATCAAGTATTCAAATTTTAAAAGGATTAGATGCAGTTAAAAAAAGACCAGGAATGTATATTGGAAATACAGATGATGGTACTGGACTTCATCATATGGTATTTGAAGTTATAGATAATGCTATTGATGAGTCTCTTTCTGGTTATTGTAAAAATATACATGTTGTTATTTATAATGATAATTCTATTTCTATTAGTGATGATGGGAGAGGTATACCTACAGATATTCATAAAGAAGCTAAAATATCAGCTGCTGAAGTAATTATGACGATATTACATTCAGGAGGTAAATTTGATAATAAATCTTATAAATTATCAGGAGGATTACATGGTGTAGGTATTTCTGTAGTAAATGCTTTATCTAAAAAATTAGAATTAGTTATTAAAAGAAATGGTAAATTGTATAAACAATTATATTATTATGGAATACCACAAAATAAATTACAAATAATTGGTATAAGTAAAAATACAGGTACTAATATAAGATTTTGGCCTAATTATAATATATTTACTAATATTCAAACCTTTAATTATAAAATTTTATCTAAAAGATTACGAGAATTATCATTCTTAAATTCAGGATTGTTTATTTCCATTACCGATATTAAAAATAATAAATATGATTCATTTCAATATTACGGAGGAATAAAAGAATTTATTAAATATTTAAATAAAAATAATAATCTTATACATAAAAATATTTTTTATTGTCATAATAAAAATGATAAAACAAATATAGAAATTATTATGCAATGGAATAATTCTTTTAAAGAAAAAGTATATTGTTTTACAAATAATATACCACAAGAAAATGGAGGAACTCATTTATCTGGATTAAAATCAGCTATAACACGTACAATTAATTTGTATATAGATAAAGAAGGTTATAATAAAAAAAAAAATATAAATATAACAGGAGAAGACACAAGAGAAGGTTTAATTGCAATTATATCTATTAAAACTTTAAATCCTAAATTTTCCTCTCAAACTAAAGAAAAATTAATTTCATCAGAAATAAAATCTTTAGTAGAATGTTATGTTAATCAACAATTAATGTTTTTCTTATTAGAAAATCCTAGTGATGCTAAAAAAATAATAGAAAAAATAATTCGTGCAGCAAAAATAAGAGATTTAGCAAGAAAAACAAAAGATATTATAAAAAATCAAAACATTCTTAGTATATCTAGATTACCAGGAAAATTATCTGATTGTCAAGAAAATAATCCAAAATTATCTGAAATTTATTTAGTAGAAGGTGATTCTGCAGGAGGTTCTGCTAAACAAGGTAGAAATAGAAAAAATCAAGCAATTTTACCCTTAAAAGGGAAAATTCTTAATGTAGAAAAAGCTGGTTTTAATAAAATTATTTCCTCTCAAGAAATAATTACATTAATTACTGCTTTAGGTTGTAATATACATTCTGGAAAATATAATTTGGATAAATTAAGATATCATAATATTATTATTATGACAGATGCAGATGTGGATGGAGCACATATTCGTACTTTATTATTAACATTTTTTTATCGTCAAATGCCTAAAATTATAGAAAAAGGATATATATATATCGCTCAACCTCCATTATACAGAATAAAACAAGGTAAAAAAAAATTATATATTAAAAATAATGCAGAAATGGAAATTTTTACATTAAATATAGCTTTAAATAACGCTATATTTTTTTTTAAAAATTCAAAAAAAAATTTGTCAGATCAAAAATTACTAAATTTAGTGAATGAATATAATATTATAAAAAAAAATATGAAATCTTTAAAATATATTTTTTCTAATAAAATATTAAATGCCTTATTATATAATCTAAAATTAGAAAAATTAAACAACTATGATAATGTAAATTTGTGGATAAATAATTTATTATTATTTTTAAATAAAAAATATAGTAATATTAATTTTTCAGGAAATATACATAATAATATACAAAAAAATATTTTTGAACCAATAATTTATGAAGATAAATATGGTAATATAAGTAAATATTTACTAGATTATAATTTTTTTATTAGTAATGAATATAATAAAATATGTTTATTAGGTAATAAATTAATTTCTTTAAAAGAAAAAAAAATTTTTCGTGTAGAGAAAGGTAAAAAATATCAATATATTAACTCTTTTGAAGAAGGTCTAGAATGGTTATTAAAAGAATCAAAAAAAAGTTTTACTGTACAAAGATATAAAGGATTAGGAGAAATGAATCCTAATCAATTATGGGAAACAACGATGAATCCTTTAACTAGGAATATGTTAAAAGTAACAATTAAAGATGCAATAAAAGCAGATAAATTATTTTCTACTCTTATGGGTGATGAAGTTGAACCTAGAAGATTATTTATAAAAAAAAATGCTTTAAAAGTGACTAATATTGATATTTAA
- the rpoZ gene encoding DNA-directed RNA polymerase subunit omega encodes MARVTVEKAVKKIGNRFDLVIIASKRARQIQIRGKIPLLPEKNDKTTILALREIEQGLINKKIIDNYEKNIDKKLQSVDIYNY; translated from the coding sequence ATGGCTAGAGTTACTGTAGAAAAAGCTGTGAAAAAAATAGGTAATAGATTTGACTTAGTTATAATAGCCTCTAAAAGAGCTAGACAAATTCAAATTAGAGGTAAAATTCCATTATTACCTGAAAAAAATGATAAAACAACTATATTAGCATTAAGAGAAATTGAACAAGGATTAATAAATAAAAAAATTATAGATAATTATGAAAAAAATATAGATAAAAAACTGCAATCTGTTGATATATATAATTATTAA
- the ppa gene encoding inorganic diphosphatase, giving the protein MNLNSIPAGKNIPNDINVIIEISSNSNGIKYEVNKKYGILFVDRFINIPIFYPCNYGYINNTLSLDKDPLDVLVITNYSIIPGSVIRCRPIGLLNMIDEAGDDKKIIAVPHNKISQEFILIKDIIDLSVLLQKKIIYFFKHYKDLEPKKWCQVNNWGNVFDAQKEILLSVQRFQQKK; this is encoded by the coding sequence ATGAACCTTAATAGTATACCTGCTGGTAAGAATATCCCTAATGATATTAATGTAATTATTGAAATATCTTCTAATTCTAATGGAATAAAATATGAAGTTAATAAAAAATATGGAATATTATTTGTAGATCGATTTATTAATATACCTATATTTTATCCATGTAATTATGGATATATAAATAATACTTTATCTTTAGATAAAGATCCGTTAGATGTATTAGTCATAACTAATTATTCAATTATACCAGGATCTGTAATAAGATGTCGTCCTATAGGTTTATTAAATATGATAGATGAAGCAGGAGATGATAAAAAAATAATTGCAGTTCCACATAATAAGATTTCTCAAGAATTTATTTTAATAAAAGATATTATTGATTTATCAGTATTATTACAAAAAAAAATTATATATTTTTTTAAACATTATAAAGATTTAGAACCAAAAAAATGGTGTCAAGTAAATAATTGGGGAAATGTTTTTGACGCACAAAAAGAAATTTTACTTTCTGTACAAAGATTTCAGCAAAAAAAATAA
- the eno gene encoding phosphopyruvate hydratase produces MSKIKKIVGREIIDSRGYPTIEAEVHLNNNIIGMASVPSGASTGSKEAIELRDGNKKRFLGKGVLKSVKIINTIFNKYLINQNSLNQSNIDEIMINLDNTENKSNFGANTILAVSLANARASALFNNIPLFQYISDINHTEKKFFMPLPMINIINGGKHADNNLDIQEFMIQPIGAKNIKEAIRYGAEIFHHLCIVLKKNKLITSVGDEGGYAPNLKNNSEAFNMMSKAVNNAGLILGKDITFAIDCAASELFYNNKYYLNSENINLSSKEFTDFLYNLTKKYPITSIEDGLDENDWNGFIYQTKVLGNKIQLVGDDLFVTNKKYLKKGIKNKVANAILIKLNQIGSLTETLSTIKIAKKAGYKIIISHRSGETEDTFISDLAVGTNADQIKTGSMSRSDRNAKYNQLIRIEEKL; encoded by the coding sequence ATGTCTAAAATAAAAAAAATAGTAGGTAGAGAAATTATTGATTCTAGAGGATATCCTACTATTGAAGCAGAAGTACATTTAAATAATAACATAATTGGTATGGCTTCTGTTCCTTCTGGAGCATCAACTGGATCTAAAGAAGCAATAGAATTACGTGATGGAAATAAAAAAAGATTTTTAGGTAAAGGAGTTTTAAAATCTGTTAAAATAATTAATACTATTTTTAATAAATATTTAATTAATCAAAATTCCTTAAATCAATCAAATATTGATGAAATCATGATTAATTTAGATAATACTGAAAATAAGTCTAATTTTGGAGCTAATACAATTTTAGCTGTTTCTTTAGCTAATGCTAGAGCATCTGCTTTATTTAATAATATTCCATTATTTCAATATATTAGTGATATTAATCATACAGAAAAAAAATTTTTTATGCCTTTACCAATGATTAACATTATTAATGGTGGTAAACATGCTGATAATAATTTAGATATACAAGAATTTATGATTCAACCTATTGGTGCAAAAAATATAAAAGAAGCCATACGTTATGGTGCAGAAATATTTCATCATTTATGTATTGTACTTAAAAAAAATAAATTAATTACCTCTGTTGGAGATGAAGGAGGTTATGCTCCAAATTTAAAAAATAATAGTGAAGCATTTAATATGATGTCAAAAGCAGTGAATAATGCTGGTCTTATTCTTGGAAAAGATATTACTTTTGCAATTGATTGTGCTGCTTCAGAATTATTTTATAATAATAAATATTATTTAAATAGTGAAAATATTAATCTTTCTTCAAAAGAATTTACAGATTTTTTATATAATTTAACTAAAAAATATCCTATTACTTCAATAGAAGATGGTTTAGACGAAAATGATTGGAATGGTTTTATATACCAAACAAAAGTATTAGGTAATAAAATACAATTAGTAGGAGATGATTTATTTGTTACTAATAAAAAATATTTAAAAAAAGGTATTAAAAATAAAGTTGCTAATGCTATTTTAATAAAATTAAATCAAATTGGATCTCTTACAGAGACATTATCTACTATTAAAATAGCTAAAAAAGCAGGATATAAAATTATTATTTCACATAGATCTGGAGAAACAGAAGATACATTTATTTCTGATTTAGCTGTAGGAACAAATGCTGATCAAATTAAAACTGGTTCAATGAGTCGTTCTGATAGAAATGCAAAATATAATCAATTAATTAGGATTGAAGAAAAATTATAA